The following is a genomic window from Natator depressus isolate rNatDep1 chromosome 17, rNatDep2.hap1, whole genome shotgun sequence.
cttaaaatgaacgtgtgctgggtcaCCATCCGAGACTGCAAtatcatgaaatatatggcaatatgtgggtaaaacacagagcagcagACATACAAtactcccccaaggagttcagtcaaaaatttaattcatgcattattttttaatgagcgtcatcagcatggaagtatgtcctctggaatggtgactgaaccatgaaggggcatacgaatgtttagcatatctggcatgtaaataccttgcaacaccagctacaaaagtgtcatgcgaacgcctgttctcactttcaggtgacattgtaaataaaaagtgggcagcattatctcccatatatgtaaacaaactggtttgtcttagcgattggctgaacaagaagtaggactgagtggacttgtaggctctaaagctttacattgttttgtttttgagtgcagttatgtaacaaaaaaaatctacatttgtaaattgcactttcacaataaagagattgcactacagtacttgtatgtggtgaattgaaaaatactatttcttttgtttatcatttttacattgcatatatttgtaataaaaatataaagtgaatgctgtacactttatattctgttgtaattgaaatcaatatagttgaaaatgtagaaaaacatccaaaaatatgtataataaatttcaattggtattttattatcGCTTAACAGTgtcattaaaactgcaattaattgcgatgaatttttttagttaattgtgtgtgttaactgtgattaatcgacagccctatttttatatattaaaaaaatcctattgatAAGCGTTAGAAAAAACACCAAGGCTATGGTGTACAATCAGCTGTAGTCTAGAGCTTCTCAACTGGAGAGAAGTGcttgaaacaaaaaattaaaacccaGAAACCTGGTAGTGTTCACTGGAAAAGAAGACTCATGAGGTAGATAAGTGTTGGGATCACCAATAAAGCCTTTGCAGGAGGCTGTACAACACTGACATCAGAGCGGTACACGATTCTGTTACTGAGAGGTTGAACAGGTCGGAAATTGTCGGTCATCTGTAATGTTTTATTCTCACTGAAGTAAAGCTTCTCCAAGAAGTTCACCACCTGCACACCACCAACCAAAAACCGTTGTTATTTTTCtgagggaaagaaaagggaattGTCCTATCTTGAGTCTATAATTCCTCTCACTGTGGTGTTGCTCTGAACCACAAGAGTATATTAAAGCTTAAATGGAACCAGTGCCACTAAAACTTGTCCCCCAAATCACTGATCGATGCTTCCTTCTAGCCCAGGCAGACTCTTTAAACTTCCTCCCAGCTAAACATCCTAGTTCTGTCTAGCACAAGCCACCCTGGAAAGACAGGTCTTTTCTCTGTTCCgctcctgcccccatccctcaGGTCGCTGTGACACAACTTGCGGGGATCAAGATTACATGCCTCACCTCCTCTGGTTCTTCTCTAGAGCCTAACTCCTGGCTACTTGAAGCAGAAATTTAGCCAGCAGCTGCCAGCTGTGAGGCACACCCCCAATTTCTGTCATCCCCCACTGCACTGGCTCACATCTGGCTGGGTGTTGGGTTCTCAGCAAACACCGAGCAACTATCATTAATCTTATGGACTCAGTCTGATGGGGTATCACACTGTGGACATACTGATCATGGTCACTGTTTGCCGACGAACTCACCCAGAGGGGTTGTGCCTTGTCCAAGCCCACTCAATGAGTTCATGGTAGAGCTGAGATGGAAGCGCGACCAGATCATGAccaatttaaaatattctgttctattaaaataaaattctaaatgGGGCTCGAGGAAAAAGGCCAGTCACCCATTACTCAGTTCTCAGAAGCAATTCAGCGACACATTCCAAAACATCTGAAGTTAGGGGATGATTCAGACCCTCATTTAGAGGCACTATGGGGCATTGGATAAAGCATTGAACTAGCATTCATCTGAATTCTGTTCCCacttctgtcactgactcactgtgtggcctttggcaagtcacttaattacAATGTGTTTTAGTTTCCCCACCTTTAAAATGGTGATGTTACTAACATTGCTTTGAGAATTGCTCTGAGATCCTTGTATGCAAAGTGCCATATAAGATCTAGTATATGCCCACCCCCCTTTTTTGGAGCGGGGAAGGattctgagttttgttttgttttttcaccaAAATGAGTGGTGGGACAGATGGCAAACATGCTGGTCAGTGTGTGATCTGTTGTGGTGACATGGATTTGGAGTCTCTTAAGACTGGACTGCGAAGGTAATGGAGAAGGGGACAATCCTACATTGGACTTTGTGCATATGAGATCATATGTGGGAGGGAAGaaaagagggtggggaggggagtgtgagTGAGACAGACACAAAATGACCTCACTGCTCCTTTCAGTCTGTAACTCTATGCATTACCTGACTTTCACTCAGTATGATTGGCTCCTGAAATATTGTCCAGACGACAGCCTGGTAGCAGTTGGGAGTGGTCAGGGAGCCACTGTACCGATAATAGCGTGTGAGATTCTCTTTAGCTGGAATGAGCGATTCCAGGGGCAAAGACAACATATTTTTTTGAGACCCTAGGAGAACAATGGAGACACGTCAGCTGGAGTGGGCATGGTTACAGGTTCACGGTTTACAGCTCCCTTCAACTCTGGTTGCTACTACCAACTCTGTTGCAGTGCCACCCTCATAGTCCCCCATCACTGGttgtgggggaggcgggggctcCTGGATGGGCATAGCCAAGGAACCACTGTGCCTGCCCTTCTCAAGAGCCCCTGCAGAGCACAGCTTTACAACATGGACACCTCGTGTGAGCTCTCCACGCCCTGCTTCCTTGCTGAAAATCACTTCAAAGTTTCTTCTGAATTGAGGGCAAGTCTACGCTTAAAATGCTACCTGGGCACAGCTGCCCCTCTATAGCGCTTGAATCAAGATGCTGTAAGCTGacagagagagctctcccgtcgtcttagttaatccacctcccaagaggcggtagccatgttggcaggagaagctctgtTGCCGACACAGCGCTGTCGACATGGGACGGTAGGTCGTGGATTTTTCATATCCTTGACCGACGAAGCTATACCGGTATAGCTCTGTTGTGTAGACCGGACCTTAGCCTCTGTAACGCCTAGGAACGTATACTGATTATCTTGTTAAATTCAAATTGCTCGATGATAAATCCAAGCTCCTTACCTTTGACAGCAACTTCATTTAATATCGCTATTAGCGATTCATAGTTTTCATTTTTTGCACCGGTCTGAAACAATATTTTGAGTCAGAAAATGTATCCATTTCCTCAGACATTTCCCCCCCCCGTGACGCGTaacttttaatttaattattaatgAAACAGAAGAGAAGTGGGAAAGAAAGCTGAACAAAAATCAATTAGCTGAACGTAACAGAAAGTCACTGCGGATAGGTCTAATCcacagtcagaggtgtgactgttGCATGTGTAGACATTCCCAAGCTAAGCTATGATCTAGCCAGCTCGAATCGCAATACAGTGAGGCTGCCGTAGCATGGGCTTGGTGCGTGAGTACACACCCAGGGGCCTGGGTGGGCTTGTGAAGCCTGTGCTGCTTGTGGCATCACTGGTATTGTTGTGCACGCTCGCAAAATCAAAGCTAGCTCCGATGTGTCTACGGGTGCTGTGCTGCAGTCTCGTCTCTCTGATTGCAGTGCAGACCTTCGCTAAGCACTAGAGGTGAGGCCAGACTTAAATGATTGATCTGGACCCCTGAAAACATTGGGGGaactttggctcctggccagTTCTACAGCCAAACCCTGCAACTTGGTCCAAGCTTTGGTAGGTGCCAGTCTGAGGTggccaattaaaaaaatcctggcAACTTACCTTTATAAAGAACCCCAGCACGGCCAGACCTTCTTTATCTTTCACTGCCTGCTCTGTAGTGGAGAAATCCTCTTTCATGTGGACTATATGAAGCTGTAATACAGGGATTAAAGGTCAATTATTACTCCCTTTATAGCCATTTATCGGCAAATCCTGGCCCCTTCCCTGTGCCCTGGGTGTGGAGAAACCACTGCTGTTCTACtgtggaggtggggcagggccactCCCTGCCCACAGCTGGCGAGAGGCACTGTGGAAGATATGGGACTGGTGAATTTGCAAAGACATGCACCCAAAGGCAGCtccaccccccttctcccccatctgTATaagacagcggttctcaaactgggggtcgggacccctcgggggtcgtgaggttattacatggggggtcgcgagctgtccgcctccaccccaaaccccgcttcgcctccagcatttataatagcattaaatataaaaaagtgtttttaatttataagggtgggggggtcgcactcagaggctagctgtgtgaaaggggtcaccagtacaaaagtttgagaaccgctggtataAGAGGAGCTTGTGGGCTACTGCCGCCCTGAATCTGCAGTGGTTCCACTGTTACTCCATGACCTGAGGTGGAGGGTGATTTCCTCCCACCAACTCACTTGGGAccttcctgcatcaagcccaccTGGTTTGTCTACGGAGGGTAGGATTTGCCCTCACTGCTATTCAAGGAATTTATAGCTGTCACTGCACAGTCACAACAGAAGTATCTGAATAAGCAAGTGTGAGACTGGGAAATAGATGCTTTATAGCCTGAAATGCTACTGCCGTCTCTGAAGGCTAAATAACCCTGGGTTTTACTGCCTCTCCACATTTGCCTTTGCCATGCAAAACGTCCAGACCCTGATCGTTTTCCCTCTGTGATCTCCGCAGGGCTCAACAAACAATAAATTCTCAGTTATTTAATTCTCCTCCTGGAGTCTTGCAAAAGAATCTGTTGGTTTATTTCATTCAACATTAGGTTAAGAAGTCAGAGTTCTTGGACCCGGCTGCATTAACAGAGAGAGAATCTCACCTACCTCCATAGCGTATCTCTCTCCATCGATGCTGTGTTCCGATCCAGGGCTGTACCCTTTGCTTAGCTTAGTGCCCCAGTGGAAGTGAAACTCA
Proteins encoded in this region:
- the CA4 gene encoding carbonic anhydrase 4 isoform X1 — protein: MELIFLVLLSLHTAKTATEGEKEWCYLSQKWTHPSCAEPRLWNTVNVVCGKDEQSPINIVTNKVEYKGDLKPFTFEGYNTNQSSHWTIVNNGHTVKVSLSGSAKIGGGGLQNKYKAIEFHFHWGTKLSKGYSPGSEHSIDGERYAMELHIVHMKEDFSTTEQAVKDKEGLAVLGFFIKTGAKNENYESLIAILNEVAVKGSQKNMLSLPLESLIPAKENLTRYYRYSGSLTTPNCYQAVVWTIFQEPIILSESQVVNFLEKLYFSENKTLQMTDNFRPVQPLSNRIVYRSDVSVVQPPAKALLVIPTLIYLMSLLFQ
- the CA4 gene encoding carbonic anhydrase 4 isoform X3 — its product is MELIFLVLLSLHTAKTATEGEKEWCYLSQKWTHPSCAVKVSLSGSAKIGGGGLQNKYKAIEFHFHWGTKLSKGYSPGSEHSIDGERYAMELHIVHMKEDFSTTEQAVKDKEGLAVLGFFIKTGAKNENYESLIAILNEVAVKGSQKNMLSLPLESLIPAKENLTRYYRYSGSLTTPNCYQAVVWTIFQEPIILSESQVVNFLEKLYFSENKTLQMTDNFRPVQPLSNRIVYRSDVSVVQPPAKALLVIPTLIYLMSLLFQ